The following coding sequences are from one Ramlibacter henchirensis window:
- a CDS encoding lipopolysaccharide biosynthesis protein yields MRAAKLRTLAERAFKWSAMTTVGRFALQLVAQVVLARLLGPGNYGVYGIGMVALTFAGFLSGNAFSYNLVLKKEVDDGDVRFAFTWQLMAGLFCSAAMFAMAGWLAGYFGDPRVEPMVQWMSVTCLLQCLGATASCLLTRDMNFRALGLIQLGSYAAGYLIVGVPMALYGFEAQALAAASVVQAGVATAAMFAVRPHPIKPLLRHHLSAETFDTGRTVFFTNMVNWLLTNVDRIVIGRLLSTHSVGLYNVAYNFASIPYVLLVSSLQPTFLAAGAKLQDDLRQLGEAWLTMLACVLVFLIPAGVLLSMLAGDLVMVLYGSAWSEAGWVMAVMFLCLPAWSCLGLSTPVLWNTRRKHLEAMLQLPVLAIALPVWWLLAPLGIRAVVIAAAAAIVVRSIIIVGACVRALDLSWRMLVPFALRGLALGAVCALAVLVGRQLLTLLHPLATLIVETCTGVGVLLVLTIARPQVLGPEARSVLSRLIPRFSPGWAAPEARP; encoded by the coding sequence ATGAGGGCCGCCAAACTCAGGACCCTGGCGGAGCGCGCCTTCAAGTGGAGCGCGATGACCACGGTCGGCCGGTTCGCGCTGCAGCTGGTGGCCCAGGTCGTCCTGGCGCGCCTTCTCGGGCCGGGCAACTACGGCGTCTACGGCATCGGCATGGTGGCGCTGACGTTCGCCGGCTTCCTCTCGGGCAATGCCTTCAGCTACAACCTGGTGCTCAAGAAGGAAGTCGACGACGGCGACGTGCGCTTCGCCTTCACGTGGCAATTGATGGCCGGCCTGTTCTGTTCGGCCGCGATGTTCGCCATGGCGGGCTGGCTCGCCGGCTACTTCGGCGACCCGCGCGTCGAGCCGATGGTGCAGTGGATGTCCGTCACCTGCCTCCTGCAGTGCCTGGGCGCGACGGCCAGCTGCCTGCTGACGCGCGACATGAACTTCCGCGCGCTGGGCCTCATCCAGCTGGGCAGTTACGCCGCCGGTTACCTGATCGTCGGCGTGCCCATGGCGCTGTATGGCTTCGAAGCGCAGGCGCTGGCCGCCGCCAGCGTGGTGCAGGCCGGCGTGGCGACGGCGGCGATGTTCGCCGTGCGGCCGCACCCGATCAAGCCGCTGCTGCGCCATCACCTGAGCGCCGAGACGTTCGACACGGGCCGCACCGTGTTCTTCACGAACATGGTCAACTGGCTGCTCACCAACGTCGACCGCATCGTCATCGGCCGCCTGCTCAGCACGCATTCGGTCGGCCTCTACAACGTGGCCTACAACTTCGCCTCGATCCCCTACGTGCTGCTCGTCAGCTCTCTGCAGCCCACCTTCCTGGCGGCCGGCGCCAAGCTGCAGGACGACCTGCGCCAGCTGGGCGAAGCCTGGCTCACGATGCTGGCCTGCGTGCTGGTCTTCCTGATCCCGGCGGGCGTGCTGCTGTCCATGCTGGCGGGCGACCTGGTGATGGTGCTCTACGGATCGGCCTGGAGCGAAGCCGGCTGGGTGATGGCGGTGATGTTCCTGTGCCTGCCCGCCTGGAGCTGCCTGGGCCTGTCCACGCCGGTGCTGTGGAACACGCGCCGCAAGCACCTCGAGGCGATGCTGCAGCTGCCGGTGCTGGCGATCGCGCTCCCCGTGTGGTGGCTGCTGGCGCCGCTGGGGATCCGCGCCGTGGTGATCGCCGCCGCGGCGGCCATCGTGGTCCGCTCCATCATCATCGTCGGCGCCTGTGTCCGCGCGCTGGACCTCTCCTGGCGCATGCTGGTGCCTTTCGCGCTGCGTGGCCTGGCGCTCGGTGCGGTCTGCGCGCTGGCCGTGCTGGTCGGCCGCCAGCTGCTGACGCTCTTGCACCCGCTGGCCACCCTGATCGTCGAAACCTGCACCGGCGTGGGCGTGCTGCTGGTGCTGACCATTGCCCGGCCCCAGGTGCTGGGACCCGAAGCCCGCAGCGTGCTGTCCCGCCTGATCCCGAGGTTCAGCCCGGGCTGGGCGGCCCCGGAGGCTCGCCCGTGA
- a CDS encoding methylated-DNA--[protein]-cysteine S-methyltransferase produces the protein MKFPPDLVAARHASPLGGMLLAATDRGLAGLWFEGQRHHPDASAWPVADQHPVITLARRQLDEYFAGRRTTFDLPLDLQGGTPFQQSVWKALLGIPAGHRTTYGALCQRIGKPAAARAVGAAVGRNPVSIVVPCHRVVGTDGSLTGYAGGLDRKTALLRLEGALR, from the coding sequence ATGAAGTTCCCGCCTGATCTCGTGGCCGCGCGCCACGCCAGCCCCCTCGGCGGCATGCTGCTCGCCGCAACCGATCGCGGCCTGGCCGGCCTGTGGTTCGAAGGCCAGCGCCATCACCCCGATGCGTCGGCGTGGCCGGTCGCGGACCAGCATCCGGTGATCACGCTCGCGCGGCGCCAGCTGGACGAGTACTTCGCCGGCCGCCGCACGACGTTCGACCTGCCGCTGGACCTGCAGGGCGGCACGCCTTTCCAGCAATCGGTGTGGAAGGCCCTGCTGGGCATCCCCGCCGGGCATCGCACCACCTACGGCGCCCTGTGCCAGCGCATCGGAAAGCCCGCGGCCGCACGCGCCGTCGGCGCCGCGGTCGGCCGCAATCCCGTGAGCATCGTGGTGCCCTGCCATCGTGTCGTCGGCACCGACGGTTCGCTCACCGGCTATGCGGGCGGCCTCGACCGCAAGACCGCGCTGTTGCGGCTGGAAGGCGCGCTGCGCTGA
- a CDS encoding DNA-3-methyladenine glycosylase 2 family protein: protein MPLDADTLQPDACYLALKARDARFDGCFFTGVTSTGIYCRPVCRVRTPKRENCRFFPHAAQAERAGFRPCLRCRPELAPDAQSWSMQDAASILARQAARLLDEPEAWTQDAPSVESLAARLGVSERHLRRIFEAQFGVSPLQYLQTRRLLTAKQLLADTALPITQVALASGFGSLRRFNAAFVQHYGLSPTRLRREGTARDGEAMQVRLGYRPPYDTAAMLAFFRQRAIAGLECVDAGTFARTLELHAGGQRHAGWVEAAFDTERHQLVLRVSDSLHEALPVVIRRVRAAFDLDCDPLAVNGVLHEAFPGCEGLRVPGAFGGWELAVRAVLGQQITVAAARTLAQRLVERFGAPIQTRHPALHRLFPAPEALAQAEGDALGSLGIVRQRQAAIVALARAVQAGGLQLHAGANVQATVDALKQLPGIGDWTAQYIAMRALRWPDAFPAGDVALQKALGVQKARQPAREAEAASQAWKPWRSYAVIRAWAGLGATNEALPPVERTANEVPA, encoded by the coding sequence ATGCCCCTGGATGCCGACACCCTGCAGCCCGACGCCTGCTACCTCGCGCTGAAGGCGCGCGATGCGCGCTTCGACGGCTGCTTCTTCACCGGCGTGACCTCGACCGGCATCTACTGCCGGCCGGTCTGCCGCGTGCGCACGCCCAAGCGCGAGAACTGCCGGTTCTTCCCGCACGCCGCCCAGGCCGAGCGCGCGGGTTTCCGCCCCTGCCTGCGCTGCCGGCCGGAGCTGGCGCCCGATGCGCAGTCCTGGTCGATGCAGGACGCCGCGAGCATCCTGGCCCGCCAGGCCGCCCGGCTGCTCGACGAGCCCGAGGCGTGGACCCAGGACGCACCTTCGGTCGAGTCGCTCGCCGCCCGGCTCGGCGTGAGCGAGCGCCACCTGCGCCGCATCTTCGAGGCGCAGTTCGGCGTGTCGCCGCTCCAATACTTGCAGACGCGGCGGCTGCTCACGGCCAAGCAACTGCTGGCCGACACCGCGCTGCCAATCACGCAGGTGGCGCTGGCCAGCGGCTTCGGCAGCCTGCGACGGTTCAACGCCGCCTTTGTGCAGCACTACGGCCTCTCGCCCACCCGGTTGCGGCGCGAAGGCACGGCACGCGACGGCGAAGCGATGCAGGTGCGGCTCGGTTACCGGCCGCCATACGACACGGCGGCGATGCTGGCGTTCTTCCGGCAGCGCGCGATCGCGGGGCTCGAATGCGTGGACGCCGGCACGTTCGCCCGCACGCTGGAACTGCACGCAGGCGGCCAACGCCACGCCGGCTGGGTCGAAGCCGCCTTCGATACCGAAAGGCACCAGCTCGTGCTGCGCGTGAGCGACTCGCTGCATGAAGCGCTGCCCGTGGTGATCCGCCGGGTGCGCGCAGCGTTCGACCTCGATTGCGATCCGCTCGCGGTGAACGGCGTGCTGCACGAAGCCTTCCCCGGTTGCGAGGGGCTGCGCGTGCCGGGCGCTTTCGGCGGCTGGGAACTGGCCGTGCGCGCCGTGCTCGGTCAGCAGATCACGGTGGCGGCTGCCCGCACGCTCGCCCAGCGGCTCGTGGAGCGTTTCGGTGCGCCCATCCAGACGCGCCACCCTGCCCTGCACCGGCTTTTCCCCGCGCCAGAAGCCTTGGCGCAGGCCGAGGGCGATGCGCTCGGTTCACTGGGCATCGTGCGGCAGCGGCAGGCCGCGATCGTGGCGCTGGCGCGCGCGGTGCAGGCGGGTGGATTGCAGCTGCACGCCGGCGCCAACGTGCAGGCCACGGTCGATGCACTCAAGCAACTGCCCGGGATCGGCGACTGGACGGCGCAGTACATCGCGATGCGAGCGCTGCGCTGGCCCGACGCCTTCCCGGCCGGCGACGTCGCGCTGCAGAAGGCGCTCGGCGTGCAGAAGGCGCGCCAGCCGGCGCGCGAAGCCGAAGCCGCCTCGCAGGCGTGGAAGCCTTGGCGCAGTTATGCGGTGATCCGCGCGTGGGCCGGCCTGGGCGCGACGAACGAAGCCCTCCCTCCCGTTGAAAGGACAGCCAATGAAGTTCCCGCCTGA
- a CDS encoding phosphomannomutase/phosphoglucomutase, protein MQVNASIFKAYDIRGIVPTTLTEEVAEALGRAFGTTARAEGENTVAVGRDGRLSGPLLSAALVRGLVSSGVDVIDVGVVTTPMLYFAASTLCSSGIQVTGSHNPKDYNGFKMVLAGRAIHGEEIQSLRRMMENEHWNTGGGPGKVRNVNLFAPYRDRIAGDIKLARPMKIVVDSGNGVAGASAPAIYRALGCEVIELYSEVDGNFPNHHPDPSKPENLRDLIKALKETGADLGMAFDGDGDRLGIVTRGGNNIYPDRQMMLFARDVLQRVPGGTILFDVKCSQRLAPAIREAGGKPLMYKTGHSLIKAKMKEVGSPLGGEMSGHIFFKERWYGFDDGTYAGARLLEILSREKDASAVLDALPTSFSTPELNVKCAEGEPHRIVADLMAKAKFAPPAEVSTIDGVRVDWPDGFGLIRASNTTPVLVLRFEGQSQEALHRIEGEMLALLRSVKPDALIAEAAH, encoded by the coding sequence ATGCAAGTCAACGCATCCATCTTCAAGGCCTACGACATCCGCGGCATCGTGCCCACCACGCTCACGGAAGAGGTGGCCGAGGCGCTCGGCCGTGCGTTCGGCACGACGGCCAGGGCCGAAGGCGAGAACACGGTCGCGGTCGGCCGCGACGGGCGCCTTTCGGGGCCGCTGCTCTCGGCCGCGCTGGTGCGCGGGCTGGTGTCCAGCGGCGTCGACGTGATCGACGTGGGCGTGGTCACCACGCCGATGCTCTACTTCGCCGCCAGCACGCTCTGCAGCAGCGGCATCCAGGTCACCGGCAGCCACAACCCCAAGGACTACAACGGCTTCAAGATGGTGCTGGCGGGCCGCGCGATCCACGGCGAGGAGATCCAGTCGCTGCGCCGCATGATGGAGAACGAGCACTGGAACACCGGCGGCGGCCCGGGCAAGGTGCGCAACGTCAACCTCTTCGCTCCCTACCGCGACCGCATCGCCGGCGACATCAAGCTGGCGCGCCCGATGAAGATCGTGGTCGATTCCGGCAACGGCGTGGCCGGCGCGTCGGCCCCGGCGATCTACCGCGCGCTCGGCTGCGAAGTGATCGAGCTGTACAGCGAGGTCGACGGCAACTTCCCCAACCACCATCCGGACCCGAGCAAGCCGGAGAACCTGCGCGACCTGATCAAGGCGCTGAAGGAGACCGGCGCCGACCTTGGCATGGCCTTCGACGGCGACGGCGACCGCCTGGGCATCGTCACGCGAGGCGGCAACAACATCTACCCGGACCGCCAGATGATGCTGTTCGCGCGCGACGTGCTGCAGCGCGTCCCCGGCGGCACCATCCTGTTCGACGTGAAATGCTCGCAGCGGCTCGCGCCCGCGATCCGCGAGGCCGGCGGCAAGCCGCTGATGTACAAGACCGGCCACTCGCTCATCAAGGCGAAGATGAAGGAAGTGGGCTCGCCGCTGGGCGGCGAGATGAGCGGCCACATCTTCTTCAAGGAGCGCTGGTACGGCTTCGACGACGGCACCTACGCCGGCGCGCGGCTGCTGGAGATCCTCTCGCGCGAGAAGGACGCGAGCGCCGTGCTGGACGCGCTGCCCACCAGCTTCTCGACGCCCGAGCTGAACGTGAAGTGCGCCGAGGGCGAGCCGCACCGCATCGTCGCCGACCTGATGGCCAAGGCGAAGTTCGCGCCGCCCGCCGAGGTGTCCACCATCGACGGCGTGCGGGTCGACTGGCCCGACGGCTTCGGGCTCATTCGCGCGTCCAACACCACGCCGGTGCTGGTGCTGCGTTTCGAAGGCCAGTCGCAGGAGGCGCTGCACCGCATCGAGGGCGAGATGCTGGCGCTGCTGCGCAGCGTGAAGCCGGACGCGCTGATCGCCGAGGCCGCGCACTGA
- the waaC gene encoding lipopolysaccharide heptosyltransferase I yields the protein MNILIVKLSSLGDVVHAMPAVQDIHVSMPHARIDWVVERAFAPLVQRCEGVRRAVPLELRRWSRSPLSPATRHGWRAFRHSLREVAYDAVLDLQGLTKSALVARAARLSAAGKRYALANQTEGSSYEAPTRWLADVAVPVPSRSHAVQRSRELCAMSLGYAMPTTLRWGLLARPVRAAERPCIAFVHGTSREDKCWPQEHWLRLGRQLVEEGFAIGLPHGSDLEQQRSAAIAAGIGAHAVVWPRMDLAALTDRLAGCAGVIGVDSGLSHIAVALELPHVQVYNFDTAWRTGPIGPGPHRSVYGSPCPSPEAVWEAWRAVRPR from the coding sequence TTGAACATCCTCATCGTCAAGCTCTCGTCCCTCGGGGACGTGGTCCACGCCATGCCCGCCGTGCAGGACATCCACGTGTCGATGCCGCACGCGAGGATCGACTGGGTGGTGGAGCGCGCCTTCGCGCCGCTGGTGCAGCGCTGCGAAGGCGTGCGGCGCGCCGTCCCGCTGGAGCTGCGGCGCTGGAGCAGGTCGCCGCTGTCGCCCGCCACCCGCCACGGCTGGCGCGCGTTCCGCCATTCGCTGCGCGAGGTGGCCTACGACGCGGTGCTGGACCTGCAAGGCCTCACCAAGTCGGCGCTGGTGGCACGCGCCGCGCGGCTGTCGGCTGCCGGCAAGCGTTACGCGCTGGCCAACCAGACCGAGGGCTCGAGCTACGAGGCGCCGACGCGCTGGCTGGCCGACGTGGCCGTGCCGGTGCCTTCGCGCAGCCATGCGGTCCAGCGCTCGCGCGAGCTGTGCGCGATGTCGCTCGGCTATGCGATGCCCACCACGTTGCGTTGGGGGCTGCTTGCGCGACCGGTGCGCGCGGCCGAGCGGCCCTGCATCGCGTTCGTCCACGGCACCTCGCGCGAAGACAAGTGCTGGCCGCAGGAGCACTGGCTTCGCCTCGGCCGGCAGCTGGTGGAAGAGGGCTTCGCGATCGGCCTGCCGCACGGAAGCGACCTGGAGCAGCAGCGCAGTGCGGCGATCGCCGCCGGCATCGGGGCGCATGCGGTCGTGTGGCCTCGAATGGACCTGGCCGCGCTCACCGATCGCCTGGCCGGCTGCGCCGGCGTGATCGGCGTGGACAGCGGGCTGTCGCACATCGCCGTGGCCCTCGAGCTGCCGCACGTGCAGGTCTACAACTTCGACACGGCCTGGCGCACCGGCCCGATCGGGCCGGGTCCGCATCGCAGCGTGTATGGCTCGCCGTGCCCCTCGCCCGAGGCCGTGTGGGA